TGCTCTACGCGATGCCCATCTCGACCACGGCGGCGCTCCCGGACGTGGCGCCTGCGGCCATCGGCGCGGCCCGGCTCGCGGCGGACGTGAAGCTCCTGGCCGTGCAGCCGGACCAGCTCTCCGCGGCCTACGCGGACGTGCTGAACAACGGCGACGCCAGCCAGTACGCCGCCCTCTTCGACCCGACCGACGACGGCGTGCGGGCGCAGGACGCCAAGCGCAAGGTGGACTTCCCGGCGTCCATCGGGGAGACGGGCACGGTCGAGTTCGCGGCCACGGCAGACTCCGCCACTCCCGTCGCCATGTCGACCGTCGAGTCGGGGGCGCTCGTCAGCGTGACCGTGCAGCTCGGCATCGTCGCGAAGCCGACCGCGGAGGGCGCGAAGGTCAACGCGAACCCCGAGGTCCAGGCGATCACCGGGCTCACGGACTCGGCCAAGGGCTTCGACACCGTCCGCACGGCGCAGATGCTCATGTACGTGCCTCCCGTGAACTCGGGCGAGAAGATCCGCCTGTACGCCTCCAGCACCCACATCACCTCGGCCAAGGAGCTCCCATGACGAACGTGCCCCCCTCCGCCGCCAGCCTCCGCGGCGCCGTCGACCTGTCCTCGCTCGTGAACCGCGCGCAGGCGCCTGCCGCGCCCGCGGGAGCGTCGGCCGGAGCCGCTGCGGCCGGAGCGCCCGGCGCTCCGGTCCCCGATGCAGGAGCGGCGGGCACCCCGCAGACGGTCGACGTCCCCGGCCTCGTGCTCGCGGCCGACGACGCCTCGTTCACGCAGTTCCTCGACATCTCGTCCGTGGTGCCCGTGATCGTCGAGCTCGTCTCGACGGGACTCGCCTCGAGCCGCGAGCTGTCGCCCGTGCTCGAGCGCGTCGTCACGGAGCAGGGCGGACGCGTGCTGCTCGTGCGCATCGACGTGGACCAGAGCCCGCAGCTCGGGCAGGCGTTCCAGGCGCAGACCGTCCCCACGGTCGCGGCGCTCATCGGCGGACGTCCCGTCGGCCTCTTCGCCGGCGTGATCCCGGAGGACCAGGTGCGCGACGTCATCCAGCAGGTGCTGGAGCTGGCGCAGCAGAACGGCGTGACCGGCCAGGCCGTCGCCCCCGACGCATCCGCCGCTCCGGCCGCTCCGGTCGAGGAGCCGCTGCCGCCGCACCACGCGGAGGCCTACGCCTTCATCGAGCAGGGCGACTACGCGTCCGCCGCCGCCGAGTACCGCACCGCCATCGCGCAGAACCCGCGCGACGCCCTCGCGGTCGCGGGGCTCGCGCAGGTCAGCCTCCTGGAGCGGCTCGACGGGAAGGCGGCCGACGAGATCCGCGGCGCCGCCGCGGCCGCGCCCGATGACGTGGACGCGCAGCTGCTCGTCGCCGACCTCGACCTCTCCGGCGGGCACGTCGAGGACGCGTTCACCCGCCTGCTGGAGCTGTTCCCGTCGGCCGACGCCGCCGGTCGCGAGGCGGTCCGCCAGCGCCTGCTCGAGCACTTCGAGGTGGTCGGCCTGGAGGATCCGCGGGTCGCCGTGGCACGTCGCCAGCTCACGCGCCTCCTCTACTGACGCGCCTCCCGCCCGCGCGACGACGGCGCCGCATCCCCGAGGGGATGCGGCGCCGTCGTCATGTGCGCGGTCCGGTCAGACCGTGGGCACCCGCGGGGTGCCGTCGTCGGAGCCGGGCGCGTCGTCCGTCGCGGACAGCCCCTCGACGGGCGGCTGCGCGTCGGGCGACTGCGGCAGCACGGGCAGGGCGTCCGGCTCGGCGAACGGCGTGCCGTCGGCGCGCGACTCGTCCGCGTCGGGTGCCGCGTGCGCGGGCGCCTCGACGGGGCGGAGGTCGGCCGGGTCCTGCTTCATGCGCAGCCAGAGGCCCGCGAGCGGCGGCAGCGTCAGCTCCGCCGACGCGGGCCGGCCGTGCCAGCCCTCGTCGCCCGCGTGCACGGCGCCGAGGTTGCCCACGCCCGATCCGCCGAACTGCTCGGCGTCCGTGTTGAGGATCTCCTCCCACACGCCCGCCTGCGGCAGCCCCAGCCGGTAGCCCTGGATGGGCGCCCCGGAGAAGTTGTGCACGACGGCGACCTGGTTCCCGTCGCGGTCGCGGCGGAGGAACGCGAGCACGTTGCGCCCGGCGTCGCCCGCGTCGATCCACTCGAAGCCGGCCGGGTCGTTGTCGAGCGCCCACAGCGCGGGCGTGTCGATGTAGGTGCGGTTGAGCGACCCGACGAGGTCGAACAGGGCGCGGTGCACGGGCTGGTCGAGGATCCACCAGTCGAGCCCGCGCTCCTCGCTCCACTCGGACGGCTGCCCGAACTCCTGACCCATGAAGAGCAGCTGCTTGCCGGGGTGCGACCACATGAACGAGAGGTAGGCGCGCACGTTGGCGAGCTTCTGCCAGTGGTCGCCCGGCATCTTGCCGACGAGCGATCCCTTGCCGTGCACGACCTCGTCGTGGCTGATGGGGAGGAGGAAGTTCTCTGTGTACGCGTAGACCATCGAGAACGTGATCTGGCCGTGGTGGTACGAGCGGTACATCGGGTCCTCGGCCGCGTAGTCGAGGGTGTCGTGCATCCAGCCCATGTTCCACTTGAGCCCGAAGCCGAGGCCGCCGTCGCTCGTGGGGCGCGTGACGCCGGGGAAGCTCGTGGACTCCTCCGCGATCATCACGATGCCGGGGTGGGTGCGGTACGCGGTGGCGTTGACCTCCTGCAGGAAGCTGATCGCCTCGAGGTTCTCGCGGCCGCCGTGCACGTTGGGGAGCCACTGGCCCTCCTCGCGCGAGTAGTCGAGGTACAGCATCGAGGCCACGGCGTCGACCCGGAGGCCGTCGATGTGGAACTCCTCGAACCAGTACAGGGCGTTCGCGACGAGGAAGTTCCGCACCTGCGAGTGGCCGAAGTCGAAGACGAGCGTGCCCCAGTCCTGCTGCTCGCCGCGGCGCGGGTCGGTGTGCTCGTACAGCGGCTGGCCGTCGAACTGCGCGAGCGCGAAGGCGTCCTTCGGGAAGTGCGCCGGGACCCAGTCGACGATGACGCCGATGCCGGCGCGGTGCAGCGAGTCGATGAGGAACTTGAGGTCGTCGGGGGAGCCGAACCGCGACGTGGGCGCGTAGTAGCCGGAGACCTGGTAGCCCCAGGACCCGCCGAACGGGTGCTCCGCGAGCGGCAGGAACTCGACGTGCGTGTAGGAGAGCTCCTGGAGGTAGGCGACGAGCTCGCCGGCGACCTCGCGGTAGCCGAGGCCGGGACGCCAGGATCCGAGGTGCATCTCGTACACGCTCATGGGGGAGTCGTGCGGGTCGCGCGCGGCCCGCTCCTCGAGCCAGGCGGCGTCGTCCCACTGGTAGCCGCTCGTCTCGACGCGCGACGCGGTCGCCGGAGGGACCTCGGTCATACGGGCCATGGGGTCGGCCTTCTCGATCCACTGCCCGGCCTGCGTGAGGATCTCGAACTTGTACGAGACGCCCGGCTCGACGCCCGGCACGAAGAGCTCCCAGACGCCGTTCCCGTCGAGGCGGCGCATCGCGTGCTGCACGCCGTCCCAGCCGTTGAAGCCGCCGATGACGCGGACGGCGCGGGCGTGCGGCGCCCAGACCGAGAAGGAGACGCCCCAGTACGTCTGCGCGACGCCCCAGTGCTCCCGGTGGTGCGCGCCGAGGACGTCCCAGAGGCGCTCGTGGCGGCCCTCGCCGAAGAGGTAGAGGTCGAGGTCGCCCACGGTCGGGAGGAAGCGGTACGGGTCGTCGCTCGTCCAGGTGCCGCCGTCGGAGTAGCGCGCCTCGACCTGGTAGTCCTGCAGGCCGAGCACGTGCGCGCCCTGCCAGACGCCGTGGGCCACGTGGGCGAGCGCGACGCGGGCGCCGGTGGAGAGGATCACGGACACGGCCTCCGCCAGGGGGCGGAGCGCGCGGACGACGACGAGGTCGTCGTCGACGCCGTCGATCGCGACGGGGTGCTGGCCGAGGACCGAGTGAGGTCCGGAGTGGACGCCCTCGGCGACGGCGCGCAGATCGTCGTCGGCGACCTCGGGGAGGCGGATGGGGCCGGAGGCGGATGCGGACGCGGAGGCGGGCGCCTCGTCCGCCGCGCCGTCCTCGGCGGGCACGACCACGTCGGCGCCCTGCTCGATGTCGGCGTCGGCGGCCGGCGGCACGATCACGTCGGCGCCGGGCAGCTCGCCCTGGGGGTCCTGCGGGTCGTCCTGGGGGGTGGTGTCTGTCATGTCCGTCATCCCTTCGATGCGGTCGGGGTGACCCGGAACACGTGCACGGGGTGCGTGAACGCGTCGAGCCGGACGAAGTTGGAGGTCGACCACGTGTAGACGTCGCCCGTGAGGAGGTCCTCGACGTCGAACACGGCGTCCTCGGCGAGGCCCCAGCGGGTCGGGTCGAGGTGGACCTGGGTCTCGCGCGCGGAGTGCGGGTCGACGTTGGCGACGACGAGGATCGTGTCGGCCTGGCCCGTGCCCGTGTGCTCGGCCGCGAGGTGCTTGGAGTACACGAGGATCGAGTCGTCGTCGCTCCAGTGCACGTCGAGGTTGCGCAGCTGCCGGAGCGCGGGGTGCTGGCGGCGGATCTCGTTGAGGCGCGTGATCTCCGGCGCGATGGATCCGCCGAGCTCCTCCTGACGGGCCCAGTCGCGCGGCTTGTACTCGTACTTCTCGTTGTCGATGTTCTCCTCGGCGCCGGGGCGCGCGACGTTCTCGATCAGCTCGTAGCCCGAGTAGATGCCCCACGACGGCGACGCGGTGGCGGCGATGGCCGCGCGGATCCGGTACGCCGCGCGCCCGCCGAACTGCAGGTACGGCGTGAGGATGTCGTGCGTGTTCGCGAAGAAGTTCGGGCGCAGGTAGTCGCTCGTCTCGTGGCTGACCTCGGTGAGGTACTCCTCGAGCTCCTCCTTCGTGTTCCGCCAGGTGAAGTACGTGTACGACTGCTGGAAGCCGATCTTGGCGAGCGTGCGCATCATCGCGGGGCGCGTGAACGCCTCGCTGAGGAAGATCGCGTCGGGCTCGTCGCGCATCACCTGGTGGATGAGGCGCTCCCAGAACACGAGCGGCTTGGTGTGCGGGTTGTCGACGCGGAAGATCTTGACGCCGAGGCCCAGCCACACGCGCATCACGCGGAGCATCTCGCGGTACGAGCCTTGCGGGGCGTTGTCGAAGTTCAGCGGGTAGATGTCCTGGTACTTCTTCGGCGGGTTCTCCGCGAAGGCGATCGACCCGTCGGGCAGCGTCGTGAACAGCTCCGGGTGCGTCGTCACCCAGGGGTGGTCGGGCGAGGCCTGCAGCGCGATGTCGATCGCGAGCTCCATGCCGTGGTCGGCTACCGCCTGGACGAAGGCGCGGAAGTCCTCCGCCGTGCCGAGCTCGGGGTGGATGGAGTCGTGACCGCCGTCCTCGGAGCCGATGCCGTAGGGCGAGCCCGGGTCGTGAGGGCCGGCGGTGAGCGTGTTGTTCGGGCCCTTGCGGTTGGTGCGACCGATGGGGTGCACCGGCGGGATGTAGACGACGTCGAAGCCCATGTCGCGGATCGCGGGGAGCCGGCGGGCTGCGGTCCGGAAGGTGCCGCTGGTCCAGGAGCCGTCCTCGTGCTCGACCGCGCCTTCGGAGCGGGGGAAGAACTCGTACCAGGATCCGACCGCGGCGCGCTCGCGCTCGACCACGATGGTCCGCTCGGGGGAGAGGGTGACGAGGCTGCGGAGGGGGATGCGGTCGATGGCCGCGAGGACCTCGGGGGTCGTGGCGGCGGCGAGGCGGGCGTCGGGCCCGGCGTCGGCGTCGGAGATGCCGGCGAGGGCGGCTCGGAGCACGCCGCGGTCGGCGGCGTCCCGGGTCTCGTCGGCGGACGCGCGCTCGAGCGCCTCGGCGCCGAGGGCGAGCATCACGTCGACGTCGAGGCCCGCGGGGACCTTGATCTCCGCGTTGTGCAGCCACGTGCCGAAGTCGTCCGACCACGCGCTCACGCGCCAGGTCCAGACGCCCTGCGTCTCGAGCTGGGCCGTCGTGATCCAGCGGTCGAGGCCGGGCTTCGTGGCGTCGAGGGACATGCGGTGCGCGGTGACGGCACCGGTCGGGTCGGTGAGGAGCACGTCGGCGCCGATGAGGTCGTGGCCCTCGCGGAAGATCGTCGCGCCGAACGGCACCACGTCGTGGACGAAGCTCTTGGCGGGCCAGAGGTCGTCCTCGATCTGCGGGGTGAGCGACAGGATCGGGATGCGGCCGATGACGGGGACGTATCCGTCGGCCTCGGGCTCAGCGGGCTGCGCAGGCTCGGCGGAGGGTGCCGGCGCCGCGGCCGGCGTCGGCTCGGCGGCCGGCGTGGCGTGGCGGGGAGCGGACGGCGCCGACGCGACGGGCTCCGGCACGGATGCGACCGGCGCGGCGGGATCGACGGAGGCGGCGGGAGCCGGATCACGCGTCGGCGTCGGTCCCGTCGCCGCCGCGGGAGCGGGCTCCGGAGCGGCGGGCGGCTGCGGGGCCGCGGGCGGCTGCGGGGCCGCGGGCACCGGCGGGATCACGGGGGCCTCGGGCTCCGCCGCGGCGGGCGCGGGCGACGTCTGCGCGGGCGCCTCCGGGATCAGCGGGAGGCGGGGCTCGGGCGGCTTCTGGGCGTCCTGGAGCTTCTGGGCCTTGGCGGCCTTGCGCGCTGCACGGCCGCGCACCGGGCGGGGGAGGGGATCGGGTCCGTCCTGGGGTGTGGTCACTGTTCGACCGTAGCCCGTGCGCCGTCCGGCTGTCGCTCGCCGCGGCGGTGGCCTGCGCCGCGCGGATGCCCGACGCCCGGCCTTCACCGTCCGTCCGGCAGGCGTCCACGGAGCCTCCACGCGCCGGCAGGACCCTGGTGCCCTGCCACCCCGCGGCCCTAGGCTCGGGAGCCATCCGCGCGGGCCCGCCCGCCGCCGTCCGGTCCGAGGGAGTCCCGTGAAGGCCATCCGCAGATTCACCGTCCGTGCCGTCCTCCCGGAGGAGCTGTCCGCGCTGGACGAGCTCGCCGGGAACCTCCGATGGTCCTGGTACGAGCCCACCCGCCGCGTATTCGCGCATGTGAGCCCCGAGCTGTGGGAGGGGACGGGCCACGATCCGGTGGCGCTG
This genomic interval from Clavibacter michiganensis contains the following:
- a CDS encoding tetratricopeptide repeat protein, which translates into the protein MTNVPPSAASLRGAVDLSSLVNRAQAPAAPAGASAGAAAAGAPGAPVPDAGAAGTPQTVDVPGLVLAADDASFTQFLDISSVVPVIVELVSTGLASSRELSPVLERVVTEQGGRVLLVRIDVDQSPQLGQAFQAQTVPTVAALIGGRPVGLFAGVIPEDQVRDVIQQVLELAQQNGVTGQAVAPDASAAPAAPVEEPLPPHHAEAYAFIEQGDYASAAAEYRTAIAQNPRDALAVAGLAQVSLLERLDGKAADEIRGAAAAAPDDVDAQLLVADLDLSGGHVEDAFTRLLELFPSADAAGREAVRQRLLEHFEVVGLEDPRVAVARRQLTRLLY
- the glgB gene encoding 1,4-alpha-glucan branching protein GlgB — its product is MTDMTDTTPQDDPQDPQGELPGADVIVPPAADADIEQGADVVVPAEDGAADEAPASASASASGPIRLPEVADDDLRAVAEGVHSGPHSVLGQHPVAIDGVDDDLVVVRALRPLAEAVSVILSTGARVALAHVAHGVWQGAHVLGLQDYQVEARYSDGGTWTSDDPYRFLPTVGDLDLYLFGEGRHERLWDVLGAHHREHWGVAQTYWGVSFSVWAPHARAVRVIGGFNGWDGVQHAMRRLDGNGVWELFVPGVEPGVSYKFEILTQAGQWIEKADPMARMTEVPPATASRVETSGYQWDDAAWLEERAARDPHDSPMSVYEMHLGSWRPGLGYREVAGELVAYLQELSYTHVEFLPLAEHPFGGSWGYQVSGYYAPTSRFGSPDDLKFLIDSLHRAGIGVIVDWVPAHFPKDAFALAQFDGQPLYEHTDPRRGEQQDWGTLVFDFGHSQVRNFLVANALYWFEEFHIDGLRVDAVASMLYLDYSREEGQWLPNVHGGRENLEAISFLQEVNATAYRTHPGIVMIAEESTSFPGVTRPTSDGGLGFGLKWNMGWMHDTLDYAAEDPMYRSYHHGQITFSMVYAYTENFLLPISHDEVVHGKGSLVGKMPGDHWQKLANVRAYLSFMWSHPGKQLLFMGQEFGQPSEWSEERGLDWWILDQPVHRALFDLVGSLNRTYIDTPALWALDNDPAGFEWIDAGDAGRNVLAFLRRDRDGNQVAVVHNFSGAPIQGYRLGLPQAGVWEEILNTDAEQFGGSGVGNLGAVHAGDEGWHGRPASAELTLPPLAGLWLRMKQDPADLRPVEAPAHAAPDADESRADGTPFAEPDALPVLPQSPDAQPPVEGLSATDDAPGSDDGTPRVPTV
- a CDS encoding alpha-1,4-glucan--maltose-1-phosphate maltosyltransferase, which gives rise to MPEPVASAPSAPRHATPAAEPTPAAAPAPSAEPAQPAEPEADGYVPVIGRIPILSLTPQIEDDLWPAKSFVHDVVPFGATIFREGHDLIGADVLLTDPTGAVTAHRMSLDATKPGLDRWITTAQLETQGVWTWRVSAWSDDFGTWLHNAEIKVPAGLDVDVMLALGAEALERASADETRDAADRGVLRAALAGISDADAGPDARLAAATTPEVLAAIDRIPLRSLVTLSPERTIVVERERAAVGSWYEFFPRSEGAVEHEDGSWTSGTFRTAARRLPAIRDMGFDVVYIPPVHPIGRTNRKGPNNTLTAGPHDPGSPYGIGSEDGGHDSIHPELGTAEDFRAFVQAVADHGMELAIDIALQASPDHPWVTTHPELFTTLPDGSIAFAENPPKKYQDIYPLNFDNAPQGSYREMLRVMRVWLGLGVKIFRVDNPHTKPLVFWERLIHQVMRDEPDAIFLSEAFTRPAMMRTLAKIGFQQSYTYFTWRNTKEELEEYLTEVSHETSDYLRPNFFANTHDILTPYLQFGGRAAYRIRAAIAATASPSWGIYSGYELIENVARPGAEENIDNEKYEYKPRDWARQEELGGSIAPEITRLNEIRRQHPALRQLRNLDVHWSDDDSILVYSKHLAAEHTGTGQADTILVVANVDPHSARETQVHLDPTRWGLAEDAVFDVEDLLTGDVYTWSTSNFVRLDAFTHPVHVFRVTPTASKG